A window of Mangifera indica cultivar Alphonso chromosome 11, CATAS_Mindica_2.1, whole genome shotgun sequence contains these coding sequences:
- the LOC123229030 gene encoding thioredoxin 1-like: protein MALGKCFQLNTMYSTRTGVVQCCQPLSSIEKLHIPTNKGFNKSNLSFTSPPSSLIHFRNPLIVCKAREAVDEVVTDSSWAKQVIGSDNPVLVEFWAPWCGPCRMIAPIINELATEYAGKISCFKLNTDDCPNITTQYGIRSIPTVLFLKNGEKKESVIGAVPKSILPATIDKYLDN from the exons ATGGCTCTGGGGAAGTGTTTTCAACTTAACACAATGTATAGTACTAGAACTGGTGTGGTGCAATGCTGCCAACCATTATCGTCTATTGAAAAGCTTCATATTCCCACCAATAAAGGATTCAATAAATCCAATTTATCATTCACTTCACCACCTTCATCTCTCATTCATTTCAGAAACCCCTTGATTGTTTGCAAAGCTCGGGAAGCTGTGGATGAAG TGGTGACAGATTCAAGCTGGGCAAAACAGGTAATAGGCAGTGATAACCCAGTTCTAGTGGAGTTTTGGGCGCCTTGGTGTGGACCATGCCGAATGATAGCCCCTATCATCAATGAATTAGCCACAGAATATGCAGGGAAGATTTCTTGTTTTAAGCTCAACACTGATGACTGTCCAAATATTACAACTCAATATGGCATTAGGAGCATTCCCACTGTGCTCTTCTTAAAAAATGGAGAGAAGAAAGAGAGTGTTATTGGAGCTGTGCCCAAGTCTATTTTGCCTGCAACTATAGACAAATATCTTGACAATTAA
- the LOC123229029 gene encoding transcriptional corepressor SEUSS-like has protein sequence MVPPGQAPIGGAQSVSPSLLRSNSGMLGGQGGPLPSQAAFPSLMSPRTQYNNMNMLGSVPNVTSLLNQSFGNGGPNPGLSGPGDNQHGSMDSGAESDPLSGVGNGMGFNAPSSFVPSNLVSPGSSGQIQGQQFSNPSGNQLPDQQQSQQLEPQNFQHGQQPMQQFSAAHNTQQVPQQQQYQSIRGLAGVGPVKLEPQVGHDQHGTQQQQQQLQPLRNLGTVKLEPQQIPTMRNLAPVKMEPQHSDQSLFLHHQQQQQQQQQQQQQQQQFLHMSRQSSQQAVAQINLLQQQRFLQLQHHQQQLLKAMPQQRSQLPQPFFQQQNLSMRSPVKPVYEPGMCARRLTLYMYQQQHRPDDNNIDFWRKFVAEYFAPNAKKKWCVSMYGSGRQTTGVFPQDVWHCEICNRKPGRGFEATVEVLPRLFKIKYESGTLEELLYVDMPREYHNSSGQIVLDYAKAIQESVFEQLRVVRDGQLRIVFSPDLKICSWEFCARRHEELIPRRLLIPQVTQLGSAAQKYQAATQNASSSLSVPELQNNCTMFVASARQLAKALEVPLVNDLGYTKRYVRCLQISEVVNSMKDLIDYSRKTGIGPMESLAKFPRRTSASSGFHSQTQQPEDQLQQQQSVAPNSNGDQSSVQANAMQIAASNGVASVNNSINPASASNSASTIVGLLHQKSMNSRQQSTMNNATSPYGGVSVQISSPGSSNTIIAQAQNPSPFQSPTPSSNNPPQTSHSALTAANHMSSTSSPANIPQPALSTETDPSDSQSAVQKIIQEMIMSSQLNGGGGVVGVGSMGNDVKNVNGILPTGNNTVLNTGNGLVGNGTVNNNSGIGSAGFGNMSGGLGQSAMVNGIRNAMGNNSMMNGRVGMTTIPPRDQSMNHQQQDLGNQLLNGLGAVNGFNNLQFDWKPSP, from the exons ATGGTACCACCAGGCCAGGCTCCAATTGGCGGTGCCCAGTCTGTTTCACCTTCTCTTTTGCGTTCAAACTCAGGAATGCTGGGAGGTCAGGGTGGTCCTTTGCCTTCCCAAGCAGCATTCCCATCGCTAATGTCGCCACGGACACAGTACAATAACATGAATATGCTTGGAAGTGTTCCCAATGTGACTTCACTACTAAATCAGTCATTTGGTAATGGTGGTCCAAATCCAGGGCTTTCTGGCCCTGGGGATAATCAGCATGGCAGTATGGATAGTGGGGCTGAGTCTGATCCACTTTCAGGTGTTGGTAATGGAATGGGGTTTAATGCTCCATCATCATTTGTACCATCGAACTTGGTGAGTCCTGGTTCATCTGGTCAAATTCAGGGTCAGCAATTCTCAAACCCTTCTGGTAATCAGTTACCTGATCAACAGCAGTCACAGCAGCTTGAACCTCAAAATTTTCAGCATGGTCAGCAACCGATGCAGCAATTTTCTGCTGCTCACAACACACAACAGGTGCCACAGCAACAACAGTATCAATCGATTCGGGGATTAGCTGGTGTTGGACCAGTTAAGTTGGAGCCACAGGTGGGTCACGATCAACATGGAACacaacagcagcagcaacaGTTGCAACCATTGAGGAACCTTGGTACAGTGAAATTGGAACCACAACAGATTCCGACAATGAGAAATCTGGCACCGGTAAAAATGGAGCCTCAACATTCAGATCAGTCACTGTTTTtgcatcatcaacaacaacagcaacagcagcagcagcaacaacaacagcaaCAGCAATTCCTTCACATGTCCAGGCAGTCTTCTCAGCAGGCTGTTGCCCAAATTAACCTTTTACAGCAACAAAGATTCTTGCAACTGCAACATCACCAGCAACAACTCTTGAAGGCAATGCCTCAACAACGTTCCCAATTGCCACAGCCATTTTTTCAACAGCAGAATTTGTCTATGAGATCTCCTGTGAAACCTGTATATGAACCAGGGATGTGTGCCCGCCGTTTGACACTTTATATGTATCAACAACAACATAGACCTGAT GACAACAACATTGATTTTTGGAGAAAATTTGTTGCTGAGTACTTTGCTCCTAACGCCAAGAAGAAGTGGTGTGTGTCCATGTATGGAAGTGGCCGGCAAACAACTGGAGTTTTTCCTCAG GATGTATGGCATTGTGAGATATGTAATCGCAAACCAGGCCGTGGTTTCG AAGCAACTGTTGAGGTTCTTCCTAGGctctttaaaatcaaatatgaaAGTGGTACTTTGGAAGAGCTTCTTTATGTTGATATGCCCCGTGAATATCATAATTCATCTGGTCAAATTGTCCTGGACTATGCAAAAGCAATACAGGAAAGTGTTTTCGAGCAACTTCGTGTTGTTCGTGATGGTCAACTTCGGATAGTTTTTTCTCCAGATCTGAAG ATATGTTCTTGGGAGTTTTGTGCTCGGCGTCATGAAGAGCTTATCCCACGAAGATTGCTGATACCACAG GTTACTCAGCTTGGTTCGGCAGCTCAAAAATACCAGGCTGCTACTCAAAATGCATCATCTAGTTTATCTGTCCCTgaattacaaaataattgtaCTAT GTTTGTTGCATCGGCTCGGCAATTGGCAAAAGCATTGGAAGTGCCATTGGTTAATGATTTAGGGTATACAAAGAGATATGTTCGATGTCTTCAG ATATCAGAAGTGGTTAATAGTATGAAAGATTTGATTGACTACAGTCGAAAGACAGGGATTGGACCTATGG AGAGCTTGGCTAAGTTCCCCCGACGAACAAGCGCTTCTTCTGGGTTTCACAGTCAAACACAACAGCCTGAGGATCAGTTACAGCAACAGCAATCAGTGGCCCCAAACTCAAATGGCGATCAGAGCTCTGTCCAGGCCAATGCAATGCAAATTGCTGCTAGCAATGGTGTGGCTAGTGTAAATAACTCAATCAACCCTGCATCTGCATCCAACTCGGCCAGCACAATTGTTGGACTTCTTCACCAAAAGTCAATGAACTCTAGACAGCAGAGTACTATGAATAATGCAACCAGTCCTTATGGTGGAGTTTCAGTACAGATTTCATCGCCTGGATCTTCTAATACTATTATCGCTCAGGCACAAAACCCTTCACCATTTCAATCACCAACACCCTCATCTAACAATCCTCCGCAAACATCTCACAGTGCCTTAACAGCTGCCAATCACATGAGTTCTACAAGTTCACCAGCCAATATCCCACAACCAGCTCTTTCTACTGAGACTGACCCAAGTGACTCTCAAAGTGCTGTTCAGAAAATCATACAGGAAATGATAATGTCCAGCCAACTTAATGGTGGTGGCGGCGTGGTAGGTGTTGGTTCAATGGGAAATGATGTTAAAAATGTTAATGGGATCTTACCAACCGGTAACAATACAGTTCTCAACACTGGTAATGGCTTGGTGGGAAATGGGACGGTCAACAATAATTCAGGTATTGGGAGTGCCGGATTTGGCAACATGAGTGGCGGACTTGGCCAGTCTGCAATGGTTAATGGAATAAGAAATGCAATGGGTAATAACTCCATGATGAACGGAAGGGTAGGCATGACAACAATTCCTCCTCGAGATCAAAGCATGAATCATCAACAGCAGGATTTGGGGAACCAGCTACTTAATGGTCTTGGAGCTGTTAATGGTTTTAATAATCTTCAATTTGATTGGAAACCATCCCCATAA